The sequence below is a genomic window from Mycobacterium heidelbergense.
ACCGCGGAGGCCGGGGTGCATCATGCCGCGGTCTGACAACGCCGCAGCGGCGATCGCAAGCGCGGCGAAGCCGGGCGAAGCGGGTCGCCGCCAAAACGCCGCAGCCGTCGCAAGCCTGCTGCGCCCACGGCTACCACGGCTCCTGGCGGCCATCGCGCTGGGGGTGCTGTCGCTGGGCAGCGCGCTGGCGCTGGCCGGTTTCTCGGCGTGGCTGATCACGCGGGCCTGGCAGATGCCGCCCGTACTGGACCTGTCGGTCGCGGTCGTCGCCGTGCGCACGTTCGCGATTTCGCGGGGCGTGTTGCACTACTGCGAGCGGCTGGCCACCCACGACACCGCCCTGCGCGCGGCCGGCACCGCCCGCTCGGAGATCTACCGTCGGCTGGCCCACGGATCGGCGTCGGCCGCCGTCCGGCTGCACAGCGGCGAGCTGGTGGCACGCGTCGGCGCCGACGTCGACGAGCTGGCCAACGTGTTGGTGCGCGCCGTGGTGCCGATCGGCGTCGCGGCGGTGCTCGGGCTGGCGGCGACCGCGGTGGTCGCGGCCATTTCGCTGCCGGCCGCCACGGTGCTGGCGATCTGCCTGTTGATCGCCGGCCTCGTCGCTCCCCGGCTGGCCGGCAGGGCCGCCGCCACGCAGGAGGCGGTTGCCCGCCAACACCATTCCGACCGGGACACCGCGGCGATGATCGCCCTCGAACACGCGCCGGAGCTTCGCGTCGCCGGCGCACTGCCCAATGTCATCGCCGAATCGCAACGCCGCCACCATGGTTGGGGCGACGCCCTGGACGCCGCCGCCAGGCCAGCCGCCATCGCCGAGGCGATGCCGACGGCGGCGATCGGGGCCAGCGTGCTCGGCGCGGTGGCGGCCGGGATCGGGTTGGCGCACACGGTCGCGCCCACCACGCTGGCCATCCTGATGTTGTTGCCGCTGTCCGCGTTCGAGGCAACGACGCCCCTGCCGGCCGCCGCCGTCCAGCTGACGCGGTCGCGGATCGCCGCGCGTCGCCTGCTGGAGCTGGTTCCGCCCGACCGCGCGACCGAACCCCACAAGCCGGCGAGACCCGTTGGCCGCGGGCGCCTATCCGTCGATGTCCGTTCGGGTCACGCGGGCGCGGCGCGGCCGATCCGGGTTGAACTCGACCTGCCGCCGGGCGCCCGGCTGGCCGTCACCGGGGCCAGCGGTTCGGGTAAGACGACGCTGCTGATGACGCTCGCCGGGCTGATGCCCCCGCTCGACGGGCGGGTGCTGCTGGACGGAACCGACCTGGCCCGGTTCGACGAGGACGAATTACACCGCGCCGTCAGCTTTTTCGCGGAGGACGCGCACGTCTTCGCCACCACCGTCCGCGACAACATGCTGGTGGCCCGCGGGGACTGCGGCGACGGCGAGGTGACGGCGGCGCTGCGTGCCGTCGGCCTCGGCGGGTGGCTCGAGAGCCTGCCCGAAGGCCTGTCGACGGTGTTGACCGGTGGCGCGCAAGCGCTTTCGGCGGGCCAGCGCAGGAGGTTGCTGCTGGCTCGGGCCATGATCTCCCCCGCCCGGATCGTGCTGCTCGACGAGCCGACCGAACACCTCGACGCGGCCGATGCCGAACGGATCCTCCGCGATCTGCTGGGGCAGGACTCGCGGCTGATGCCCGAGCAGAGAACCGTTGTGGTGGCGACCCACCACCTGCCCGAAGGGGTTGGCTGTCGCCAACTGCACGTCGGATAGGCGTTCGCTCAGAGGTGTCGCCGGCGCGGCAGGAACTCCAGCGTCAACAGCACGAACACCAGGGGAAGCAGCTGGGTCATCGAGATCAGCGCGTAGCGCCGCCCGTCCATCGCGTGGAACTTGCGCACGTATCGGTACAACGACTCCAGCGCGATCAGCGGGTCGAGGATATGGATCGAGCGGTAGAAGACGCGCTGCAGCCGGCCGCGGTCCTTGTCCTCGAAGATCTCCGGGAACGCCGCGAACGAGAGCGACACCCGTTGCGCCCCAGCCTCTTTGGCGGCCATGATCATGTCGACGCTGAGTCGCTCGTCGATCCCGTTGGGCGCCCCGCGGCGACGCCACGGGACGTCGAGGGTGATGTCGGCGCCGCCACCGGCGGTCGCATACCGGTGGAAACCCTGCACCCGTCCCGTGGCGTCCCTCGCGATGATCAGCCGTATTCCGGGAAATCGGCCCTCCAGCACGCCGTCGAGATTCATGTAGAAGCCGCGATCGGTGTGCGCGCCGCTGGGCGACGCCCGCACCACGTCGGCCAGCTCCGCGAGCCGGCGATCGTCGAGTCCCTGCTCCGCCACGATCTCGGTGGTGATGCCGGAGTTGTGGGTGCGCTTGACCGCCTGGCGCAGGTTGCGGAACTTGCGGCCCACCATCTCAAAGCCGGACACGTCGACGACGACGTCGCGGCCGATCGGTATCGCCCGCAGCGATTGGCCGAGCACCGCCGGGTCGCTCCACAGCTCGAGTCGCCGCTCGCCGCAACCCACCACCGCGATTCGCCAGCCATGGGTGTGACATGTGGCGGCGAAGTCGGCGACCAACTCGGGGAACTCACCTTCGTCGCCGACGGGATCCCCGCCGACCACGGCGTATCCCAACCGTGTCCGATACGCCAGCGCGGCACGGCCGTCCGCGGTGAAGTGGTAGCACTTGCCCGTCTGCATGGCGAACGGCGCCAACGGGTCGTCGCTGGTGGCATTGATCAACGCCCACATCCGGGGCAGGTCCTCGGGTCGCGGATGCGCCGACGTCGGCCACATCAGCGCCATCCCCGAGCCGACGATCAGCCCGTCGGCCAGCAGGTCGAAGGACAACACGTGGGAGCCGAAGCCCGCCAGCACGAAAAAGGCGGCGGCCGCTGCGTGCATCGCCGTCACCGGGCGGCCCAGGAAGATACCGCGAGCGATGAACGCCACCGCACCCAGAATCGTCAGCGACCAGCCCAGCCGGCCGGTGTATTGCCATTCCGGCTGGTGGTGGTGGCGGGCAAGCACGACGATGAGCCAACCCGCCGCGCAAATCAAGGCCAACGCCCCGATCCACCGCGCCGCGAGCGAATCGACGTGCACGACAACGCGTTCGCGCGCGCGGGACTTCGCTACGACGTCGACCGGCGGCCCGTTCACTCTCACCTCCCGATGCGCTGGCAAGCAGCGGGGCGGCCGTCTGCCGCCTCTGCATCGAATACCCGGCTGATAGGAACTTACGCCTGATCGCGGCCGTGCCGGGCCGAAATCCTGCGGGTATCCCGTCCACTGTCTATCGGCGAGGCGGCGGAAAGTATTTCAGCAGGCCTTCTTGCACCACCGTGGCGATGACGTGCCCGGAGCGATCGAAGAAATGCCCGGTGCCGAGCCCACGCGAATCGGCGGCCACCGGCGACGACGTCGAATACAGCACCCAGTCGTCGAAGTTGACCTGCCGGTGAAACCACACGGAATGGTTGGCGGACGCGGCAAAGATGCGGTCGAACCCCCACGACAGCCCATGGGTGGTGATGACCGAGTCCAGCACCGTGGTATCGGAGGAATACACCATGGTCGCGGTGTGCAGCACCGGATCGTCGGGCATCGAGCCCAGCGCCTTGACCCAGACCCTGTTGTGGGCAAGCCGCTCACCCTTGTCCCGCATCACCCAGGCCGGGTCGTTGGTGTAGCGCCACTCGATCGGCTGCAGGGCGTTGACGAAGTGCGGGACGGTTTCCTCGTAGCCGCGCAACAACTCGCCGATCGATGGCCGCGTATCAGGCTGCGGCACCGGCGGCGGCTCGACGGCGTGCTCGAGGCCGGCGCCGCCGGACATGTACGAGATCATCGCCGAGGACAACAGCACGCCGCCCTGCACCGCGTCGACGCGCCGATTGGCGAAGCGCCGCTCGTCGCGCAGCCGCACCACGTGGAATTCGATGTCCTTGGCGGTGTCGCCACCGTTGATGAAGTGCACCGACAGCGCGCTGGGCGGCAGGTCGTCCCTCTTCAGCGTGCGGCTGCTGGCCACGAACGATTGCGCCATGAGCTGCCCGCCGAAGGTCCGCATCGGGTTCTTGCTGGGATGGGTTCCGATGAACAGGTCGTCGGCGGCGCGGTTGAGGTCGAGTATCGCCAGCAGTTCGTCGAAATCTCGGGCGTTCGGCTCCTGGGCCTCACAGCCGACCGGCACAAGCTCTCCTCTGGGCTGGTTAAATCGCCCGACTCCGCCTCAGGCCGCTGCGCGGCCCGCATCGTCGCCGGGCTAGACG
It includes:
- the cydC gene encoding thiol reductant ABC exporter subunit CydC, with amino-acid sequence MPRSDNAAAAIASAAKPGEAGRRQNAAAVASLLRPRLPRLLAAIALGVLSLGSALALAGFSAWLITRAWQMPPVLDLSVAVVAVRTFAISRGVLHYCERLATHDTALRAAGTARSEIYRRLAHGSASAAVRLHSGELVARVGADVDELANVLVRAVVPIGVAAVLGLAATAVVAAISLPAATVLAICLLIAGLVAPRLAGRAAATQEAVARQHHSDRDTAAMIALEHAPELRVAGALPNVIAESQRRHHGWGDALDAAARPAAIAEAMPTAAIGASVLGAVAAGIGLAHTVAPTTLAILMLLPLSAFEATTPLPAAAVQLTRSRIAARRLLELVPPDRATEPHKPARPVGRGRLSVDVRSGHAGAARPIRVELDLPPGARLAVTGASGSGKTTLLMTLAGLMPPLDGRVLLDGTDLARFDEDELHRAVSFFAEDAHVFATTVRDNMLVARGDCGDGEVTAALRAVGLGGWLESLPEGLSTVLTGGAQALSAGQRRRLLLARAMISPARIVLLDEPTEHLDAADAERILRDLLGQDSRLMPEQRTVVVATHHLPEGVGCRQLHVG
- a CDS encoding bifunctional lysylphosphatidylglycerol flippase/synthetase MprF, which codes for MNGPPVDVVAKSRARERVVVHVDSLAARWIGALALICAAGWLIVVLARHHHQPEWQYTGRLGWSLTILGAVAFIARGIFLGRPVTAMHAAAAAFFVLAGFGSHVLSFDLLADGLIVGSGMALMWPTSAHPRPEDLPRMWALINATSDDPLAPFAMQTGKCYHFTADGRAALAYRTRLGYAVVGGDPVGDEGEFPELVADFAATCHTHGWRIAVVGCGERRLELWSDPAVLGQSLRAIPIGRDVVVDVSGFEMVGRKFRNLRQAVKRTHNSGITTEIVAEQGLDDRRLAELADVVRASPSGAHTDRGFYMNLDGVLEGRFPGIRLIIARDATGRVQGFHRYATAGGGADITLDVPWRRRGAPNGIDERLSVDMIMAAKEAGAQRVSLSFAAFPEIFEDKDRGRLQRVFYRSIHILDPLIALESLYRYVRKFHAMDGRRYALISMTQLLPLVFVLLTLEFLPRRRHL
- a CDS encoding acyl-CoA thioesterase II, encoding MPVGCEAQEPNARDFDELLAILDLNRAADDLFIGTHPSKNPMRTFGGQLMAQSFVASSRTLKRDDLPPSALSVHFINGGDTAKDIEFHVVRLRDERRFANRRVDAVQGGVLLSSAMISYMSGGAGLEHAVEPPPVPQPDTRPSIGELLRGYEETVPHFVNALQPIEWRYTNDPAWVMRDKGERLAHNRVWVKALGSMPDDPVLHTATMVYSSDTTVLDSVITTHGLSWGFDRIFAASANHSVWFHRQVNFDDWVLYSTSSPVAADSRGLGTGHFFDRSGHVIATVVQEGLLKYFPPPRR